A segment of the Pseudoliparis swirei isolate HS2019 ecotype Mariana Trench chromosome 4, NWPU_hadal_v1, whole genome shotgun sequence genome:
AGACAACAGATAAACAAGCATGTGGTGAATTACATGGAGGTCATGTCGTTGAGGGCGTGGTCCAGCTCCTCGCTGATGGCCTTGTACTTCAGTTTCTGGGCATACAGCTCATCTATTGTGTGGTCAATAGAATAGTGAAGGGTTTGAAATAagaagacaaaaagaagaaaataataaagagTCAGAGAACAGAAgtcaaaaaagggaaaaacacaAATAGAGAAACCGgaccaaaaggaaaaaaaacaaaaaaggcaagACAGAAATAGGAAGTGCGTATGGAACAGCTGCCGATGCGTCAGATTCCTGAGGAGTCACTGAGACACTGAATCACGCTGCCCGACCCCGTGAGGACGGCGTCGGACACGCCGGCCTTGAGCAGGCACGACACCAGAAGGCCAAAAATGGCCCTGTGGTGAGAAATGTCGTTGACCACACGACCGCCGCTTTGTCGTTTCCCTCCATGACAGACAACTGACAGGTCTGTACCGAGGCCCGTGTCCTCCCTGCTGCCCAGATAAATAACCTCACACTGCTCCAGTGTTTATTAAGAGACGCACTTCCTTTGCAAGTACCCTTTTGAGAAATTAccccggggaaaaaacaagTTTATAGTATGATATTAGAAGAGAGCTCAAGGAAACCCAAATAAGAGTAACGGCCTTGTACGTCACAATTGACCTGGtatttacattttgtaaaaacGACTCGTCTGAATGGCAAAGGATTAAAGTGGAAAAGACTCATACCCTCCAGGTCATCGATGGTCTTCTCGAGCTTGGCCACCGATCTCTCAGCAAACTCGGCACGGGTCTCAGCCTGAGCGGAGGAAACGTTAGCCGGTCACATGAAGCGGTTTAAAGTACGAGCCACAGCCCTGCACGCATTTAAAAGCACGATACAGATAAAGAGATATACAGTCAGCATATTTCATCGACTCATTTAAAAATCACCGGCTTAACCAAAAAtggccgtaaaaaaaaaaaaaaacgaaacgCAGGACAGATTCACTATTTTCCCACGATTTAATTATGCTAAAGTCATTTAACTCACCTCCTTCAACTTGTCTGTAAGAACCTTGATCTCCTCCTCGTACTTGTCCTCCTTGTGCGAGTACTGTGGTTGCACATAAAAGGCCGAAGTTAGCCAACTATTTGCTGGGTTCATGCGGTGTCATTTGTTGTTTCAATGTTTTGCCTCCTACCTTCTCAGCCAGGACCTCCAGAGACTTCAGGTTGTTCTGCACCGttttcagctcctcctccagctcataGCATTTGCTATTGGTTCACGGTTTTGGTTGAGTGGGAAGATGaccacagacacgcacacagacacaaaaaacacaaatttttgtactttttttttacatttgcctggaacattatttaaaaattgCGGcttgaagagatggagggaaaagGGAAGGAAGTCGTTTACTTCTCGGACAACTCTGCACGCTCCTCGGTACGTTCCAGGTCACTCTCGATGATCACCAGCTTACGGGCCACCTGAAGGTCACAGCGTACAGAGGTCAGTCCCACACAAGTTTGATACAAGACAGAATAAGACGTATTGGACAACACTAAACTCGTATTATTTCGGACTTAATACGCATCTGTCCCGGGAGTATCCATTGATGTCAGCAGTTAAATACAAAGTGTCAGAGTTCAGCGAACAGCTGAGAAACGACTTGCCTCCTCGTATTTGCGATCGGCCTCCTCTGCAATGTGTTTGGCCTCCTTCAGCTGGATCTCCTGCAGCTCCATCTTCTCCTCGTCCTTCATGGCCCGGTTCTCGATGACCTTCATCCCTCTGAATGACAGAAAACAGCATGGCGGGTAAGTCACAGGCACGAGTAAAAAGGTCAATACGATTAAATAATTCCTTCTTGTACGACTGTCAAAAGAAAAcagtatctttttttaaagaaaattacATTCTTAAGTGCCTTCGGTGAAGGTGGTCTGACATTCGAGAAGGACGAGACAGACTTTTACACAGATTGTGTTACCATCTTGTCAAAATGTCTGGATAGTTAACAGACACATTGGTCCCATCCTATGATGGTGGCCAACACTGTGTACATGAGCTTGTGGAATCAGTCACACTTGATTTGTCGTAATTTGTTTCGCTTGTTGGTCTTCTGCGCTGCATCAACCTGCATGAACAGTGCTCTGTAAATACAATTAGATTAACGGCGAggcgtgtgtgtgactttgttaTCCATGCTGTCGATACCTGCACTTGTTGCTCTAGAAGACATAATTACATTGTGTAATCAGAATGCTAAAGGCCGTTTCTACGAGAGGTCAGGAGTTATTTtgcataaatataaaacacatttgtaaaCAATTATGCATTTAGTCATGCTTTTATGCAAAGCATCATCTCAAAAAACTACTTTCCTAGCCCCTGCGCTTCCATTTCGTACATTCTACATTAGTGCAATACAACTTCTAGCCACCAGAGGCAGCAGGGAGCAAAATGTTAGGAGTGGGACT
Coding sequences within it:
- the LOC130192318 gene encoding tropomyosin alpha-4 chain-like isoform X6 gives rise to the protein MAGGSSLVAVKKKIKSLQDQADVAEDRAALLQRDLNQEKSARESAESDVASLNRRIQLVEEELDRAQERLATALIKLEEAEKAADQSERGMKVIENRAMKDEEKMELQEIQLKEAKHIAEEADRKYEEVARKLVIIESDLERTEERAELSENKCYELEEELKTVQNNLKSLEVLAEKYSHKEDKYEEEIKVLTDKLKEAETRAEFAERSVAKLEKTIDDLEDYLYKQLEKNRLLTNELRVALNDA
- the LOC130192318 gene encoding tropomyosin alpha-4 chain-like isoform X4, which produces MAGGSSLVAVKKKIKSLQDQADVAEDRAALLQRDLNQEKSARESAESDVASLNRRIQLVEEELDRAQERLATALIKLEEAEKAADQSERGMKVIENRAMKDEEKMELQEIQLKEAKHIAEEADRKYEEVARKLVIIESDLERTEERAELSENKCYELEEELKTVQNNLKSLEVLAEKYSHKEDKYEEEIKVLTDKLKEAETRAEFAERSVAKLEKTIDDLEDKVTRAREDGLNVRQMLDQTLMEMVNI
- the LOC130192318 gene encoding tropomyosin alpha-1 chain-like isoform X1, with amino-acid sequence MDAIKKKMQMLKIDKESAIDRAGQAESDRKNAEERSKKLEDDIVTQQKKLKSTEDDLDKYSEALKDAQEKLEIAEKKAMDAESDVASLNRRIQLVEEELDRAQERLATALIKLEEAEKAADQSERGMKVIENRAMKDEEKMELQEIQLKEAKHIAEEADRKYEEVARKLVIIESDLERTEERAELSENKCYELEEELKTVQNNLKSLEVLAEKYSHKEDKYEEEIKVLTDKLKEAETRAEFAERSVAKLEKTIDDLEDELYAQKLKYKAISEELDHALNDMTSI
- the LOC130192318 gene encoding tropomyosin alpha-1 chain-like isoform X3 translates to MAGGSSLVAVKKKIKSLQDQADVAEDRAALLQRDLNQEKSARESAESDVASLNRRIQLVEEELDRAQERLATALIKLEEAEKAADQSERGMKVIENRAMKDEEKMELQEIQLKEAKHIAEEADRKYEEVARKLVIIESDLERTEERAELSENKCYELEEELKTVQNNLKSLEVLAEKYSHKEDKYEEEIKVLTDKLKEAETRAEFAERSVAKLEKTIDDLEDELYAQKLKYKAISEELDHALNDMTSI